One segment of Xanthomonas oryzae pv. oryzae DNA contains the following:
- a CDS encoding IS701-like element ISXo15 family transposase yields the protein MLNRSLEVRFEQYGEVVAAALSHADRKQPAHWYLKGLLLPGGRKSVEPMAARVHPQNVRSAHQSMHHLVADADWSDQALLAAVAAQVLPTLSRKSAACHWIVDDTGFSKKGVHSVGVARQYCGRLGKTDNCQVAVSLSIANEHGSLPVGYRLYLPEQWAQDTVRRKKAGVPDQVVFQTKTALAMDQIDSALATGIAAGVVLADAAYGTETHWRDQLSERGLLYMVGVRSNTKVWWGSHQPAPMPPASPKGGRPRTRPMRDSAHAPISVHEVAQRLPARTYRQVSWRQGSDATLSSRFAAVRVRAAHNRQAHDEQWLLIEWPPGESEPRHYWFSTLPKQTPVKTLVATAQGRWRIERDYQELKSELGLHHYEGRNWRGFHHHASLCIAAYGFLMRERLRSKKNSVAFKMPAVSKSVRPRGSGPNATSPSQLDCHAGLRTG from the coding sequence AGTAGTTGCTGCCGCCCTGTCCCATGCGGATCGCAAACAGCCCGCACACTGGTACCTGAAAGGGTTGCTACTGCCTGGAGGGCGCAAGAGCGTGGAGCCCATGGCCGCGCGGGTGCACCCGCAGAACGTGCGCTCAGCCCATCAATCGATGCACCATCTGGTGGCCGATGCCGACTGGAGCGATCAAGCGCTGCTGGCGGCGGTGGCGGCACAGGTGCTGCCGACCCTGAGCAGGAAGAGCGCAGCGTGTCACTGGATCGTGGACGACACGGGATTTTCAAAGAAGGGGGTGCATTCGGTCGGTGTTGCACGCCAGTACTGCGGCCGCCTTGGCAAGACGGACAATTGCCAGGTTGCCGTGAGTTTGTCGATCGCCAACGAACACGGCAGCCTGCCAGTGGGCTATCGGCTGTATCTTCCCGAGCAGTGGGCTCAGGACACTGTGCGGCGCAAGAAGGCAGGCGTTCCGGATCAGGTCGTGTTTCAGACCAAGACAGCGCTGGCCATGGATCAGATCGACAGCGCGCTGGCGACAGGGATTGCGGCAGGCGTCGTGCTAGCCGATGCGGCCTACGGCACCGAGACCCACTGGCGAGATCAGCTCAGCGAACGCGGCCTGCTGTACATGGTTGGCGTCCGCAGCAACACGAAGGTCTGGTGGGGATCGCACCAACCTGCGCCCATGCCGCCAGCCAGCCCTAAGGGCGGTCGGCCCCGCACACGACCGATGCGCGATAGCGCACATGCGCCGATCTCGGTACATGAAGTCGCGCAGCGCTTGCCCGCAAGGACGTATCGGCAGGTCAGCTGGCGCCAGGGCAGCGACGCCACGCTCAGTTCGCGGTTCGCGGCGGTGCGGGTTCGTGCCGCACACAATCGCCAGGCACATGACGAGCAGTGGCTGCTGATCGAGTGGCCGCCGGGAGAGTCCGAGCCCCGCCACTACTGGTTCTCGACGCTACCAAAGCAAACGCCGGTCAAGACACTGGTTGCCACGGCACAAGGCCGATGGCGGATTGAACGCGATTATCAGGAGCTGAAGTCGGAGTTGGGCCTGCATCACTATGAAGGGCGCAACTGGCGTGGTTTTCACCATCACGCCAGTCTGTGCATCGCCGCATACGGGTTCTTGATGCGCGAGCGCCTGCGCAGTAAAAAAAACTCCGTCGCATTCAAGATGCCTGCAGTATCCAAAAGCGTCCGCCCGCGCGGGTCTGGCCCCAATGCAACGTCACCATCCCAACTCGATTGCCACGCTGGCCTTCGGACTGGCTAG